The region GTCAGGCCTATCTGTTCGAGGAGAACGGAAAGGTTTCCAAGGGTGATATCCCCGCCGACATCGCAGACGAAGTTGAAGTCCTGCGCGAAACAATGGTTGAAAACATCGCCGAAAGCGATGAAGATCTCATGGAAAAATACCTTGAAGAAGGAGAACTCTCCCCTGATGAAATAGCAAAGGGACTTACCGCCGGTGTAAAAAACCGCACCCTTTACCCAGTTTGCGTAGGGTCCGCACTGGAAAACAAGGGAGGTACCTTCCTGCTGGATATGATCCAGACTTATCTCCCCTCCCCGCTTGAACATGCAGCGTGGCAGGGCGAAGACGATACCACCCGCGAATCTTCTGCCGAAGGTCCTGTAGCCTGCTTCGTATTTAAAACCATCGCCGACCCCTTTGCCGGCCAGCTTACTATCTGCCGTGTTCTCTCCGGAACAGTCAGCAGCGACCTGACCCTGACCAACACCAATACCGGCGCCAAGGAAAGAATGGGTAATATCCAGCTCATGGTCGGAAAAGAGCAGAAACCGCTCAAAAATCCTGTCGGTCCCGGTGCTATCATCACACTTGCCAAGCTCAAGGAAACCTTCACCGGAGACACTCTCTGCACTGACGGAAACAAATTTACCCTTGAAAAACCAAAGTTGGCTCCACAACTGATCACCTTCGCCCTTTCCCCTGCGGAAAAAGGAGATGAGGACAAGGTTTTTCAGGCTATCCAAAAATTGCTGGCAGAGGACGTCAACCTCAGCCTTTCCCGTGATGAAGAAACCGGCGACATACTGCTTTCCGGTATGGGCCAGAACCATATCGAAATCTCAGTTGAAAAAGCCAAGCGCCGCTACAAAGTTGAAATCGTGCTCAACGCGCCCAAAGTGCCCTATCGTGAAACCATCAAAGGTTTTGCGGAAGTACAGGGCCGTTTCAAAAAGCAATCCGGCGGACGCGGACAGTTCGGTGACTGCTGGATTAAGCTTGAACCGCAACCGAAAGGCGAAGGGTACGAATTTGTCAATAAGATTGTTGGTGGCGTAATTCCTAAGCAGTACATTCCCGCAGTCGACAAAGGAGTACAGGAAGCAGCCCAGAAAGGAATCCTTTCCGGTTCGCAGATTATTGACTTCAAAGTCACCCTTTACGACGGCTCCTACCATTCCGTTGACTCTTCGGAAATGGCCTTCAAAGTTGCCGGCTCAATGGCTTTCAAGAAAGCCTGCGAACAAGCCGGGGTAGCTCTGCTTGAACCGCTGATGAATGTCATGGTCGAAGTCCCCGATGAATTCATGGGCGACATAATCGGCGATCTTTCATCGCGCCGGGGTAAAGTACTCGGGTCCGACTCCACCGCGGGTGTTACCGAGATTAAAGCCCACGTACCCATGGCTGAAATACTTAAGTACGCACCGGATTTGCGTTCCATGACCGGTGGACAGGGTACCTTCACAATGGAATTATCACATTACGAGGAATGCCCGCCGCCCATCGCGGAAAAAGTCATTGAAGAATTCAATGCAGGCAGAGAAGAATAAGCCTGCACCTATTTATTATGGTTGAACTACTTAGGCCGGGACGTGAGTCCCGGCCTTTTTCGTTTAGTGCGCAGTTTCATAAAGCGGAGCTTTACATCCACCTCTTGGTTATTATAACAAAACTCACACGCACATTTTATTTTAATTCTGACCAATGAGTACTAACATGCCGCAACTGCCGCTTTCACTCCGTACAGCTATATCAACAATTTTATTTTTATTGCTTCCTGCTATTTGCCATGCCGCAAACATACCCAAAATTTCAGTAAGTGCTCCCGAATCAGTAGGGATAGGTCAGCCTTTCCTCGTTCAAATATCATCACCGCAAAAAATTGAACAACTCCAAGTCAGCTGGAACGGAAAAAACATCACCCCATCCATATCTGTAACCAATGGAACATCAAAGGCAATGGTCCTCCTCGGCTCCAGACTTAGCTCTAAGCCTGAGGACATAAAGCTTGGGATTCACACAACCATACTGGGGACTAAGCATGAATTTCAAAAAACAATTCATATTATATATCATAAATATCAAGAGGAGAGGCTTTCAATCGCTCCAAGAATGATCACTCCACCTGAGAAAGCAATGAAGCGCATCAAAGCTGAGCGTGAAAAAGCACTCAAAGCCATAAGAACAGTCTCACCCGAACGCATGTGGGAAGCCCCCTTCACTTTACCTGTTAAGGGCAAAAAACTGAGTAGGTTTGGATTATACAGAACCTTCAACGGAGAAATAAAAAGAAGGCACAAGGGCCTTGATTTCCGGGCATGGCTCGGTACTCCAATCAAAGCCATCGCAGCAGGAAAAGTGATTCTGGTAGGTAATTTCTATTACGCGGGTAATTGTGTATTTATAGACCATGGCAACGGGGTTGTTTCCAACTCCATCCATATGTCAAAGGTACTAGTTAAAGAAGGGGACCAAATAAAACAGGGCCAGAGAATCGGACTTTCCGGTGCTACAGGCCGAGCCACAGGAGCGCATCTGCATTTAAGTGTTTACGTACAGGGAGTATCGATTGACCCTGCTCCTCTATTTAAATTGGGCAACACCTAAAAAGCATTAAAAAGCCTAGCTCTAACGGCCATTCTTTTTTGTTTAACCACTCAAAATATATCGTTAGAGACATAATTCAATCTGCGCTCAAAATAGCGAAATAAAATCTCTCGTGACTTAACCAGCGAATAAGTGATATTGTGGGCCACAGGATTAAAATTCTGAACTCGATTAAAAATCCGAACTCACAGAAAAGGGAGATAAAGCAATGAGTGACGAAAAGAAATGTCCGGTAACCGGACAAACTTCAAGCCAGATTGCAGGAAGCGGCACATCAAACAAAGACTGGTGGCCCAACCAGCTCAACCTTAATATTCTGCATCAGCATTCAGCAAAGTCAGATCCCATGGATAAGGACTTCAATTATGCTGAAGAATTCAAGAAACTCGACCTCGAAGCTTTGAAAAAAGATATCTTCCAACTAATGACCGATTCACAGGACTGGTGGCCTGCTGACTACGGACACTATGGTCCTTTATTCATCCGCATGGCATGGCACAGCGCCGGAACCTACCGAATTGGCGACGGACGCGGTGGTGCCGGATCAGGAAGTCAGCGACTGGCGCCCCTGAACAGCTGGCCCGATAACGTTAATCTCGATAAAGCCCGCAGGCTGCTCTGGCCCATCAAGAAAAAATACGGACGCAAAATTTCATGGGCCGACTTAATGGTTTTTACCGGCACATGCGCCATTGAATCCATGGGCCTGAAACCTTTCGGATTCGCAGGTGGTCGCGAAGATGTGTGGGAACCGGAACAGGATATTTATTGGGGCGACGAAGATACATGGCTCGGCGACAAAAGATATAAAGGGGACCGTAAGCTGGACAACCCTCTGGCAGCTGTTCAGATGGGCTTGATATACGTTAACCCCGAAGGTCCGAACGGTGAACCTAATGCGGTAGCTTCCGGCAGGGATGTCCGTGAAACCTTCGCCCGCATGGCCATGAACGATGAAGAAACAGTCGCTCTGGTTGCCGGCGGCCATACCTTCGGTAAATGCCATGGAGCCGGAGACGCCTCTCTGGTTGGCCCGGAGCCTGAAGGAGCACCAATAGAAGAGCAAGGACTTGGCTGGAAAAGCACCCATGGCAGCGGCAAAGGCGGCGACACAATATCAAGCGGAATCGAAGGCGCATGGAATTCAACCCCTATCAAATGGGATAACAACTATTTCGACACCCTTTTCGGATATGAATGGAATCTGGAGAAAAGTCCGGCCGGTGCGTGGCAGTGGCATCCCTCGGACCCTGAGGCGAAAAAGACTGTACCGGACGCTCACGATCCCGACAAAACTTTTCCTCCTATGATGACTACGGCAGACCTTTCCTTACGCATGGACCCGATATACGCACCCATCGCCAAACGTTTCCATGAAAATCCTCAAGAATTCGCCGATGCCTTTGCACGTGCATGGTTTAAGCTGACCCACCGCGACATGGGACCACGCTCCCGCTATCTGGGATCAATGGTTCCCGATGAAGAACTGATCTGGCAGGACCCTGTCCCGGCAGTCGATCATGACCTCATTGATGACGGAGATATTGCAGATTTAAAAGCCGCAATTCTGGATTCGGGATTGAGCATTTCCAGACTGGTTTCCGCCGCCTGGGCCAGCGCGTCCACCTACCGTGATTCAGACAAACGCGGCGGTGCAAACGGAGCACGCTTGCGCCTCTCGCCCCAAAAGGACTGGGCTGTAAACCAGTTTCTACAATTACCGGACCTGTTAAAAACATTTAAAAAGATACAGCAGGACTTCAACAGCCGATCCGGCAGCAAAAAAGTTTCCCTTGCCGACCTGATTGTACTAGGCGGGTGCGCTGCAGTGGAACAGGGCGCGAGTAACGCCGGATTCAATGTAA is a window of Maridesulfovibrio sp. DNA encoding:
- the fusA gene encoding elongation factor G codes for the protein MSEALQNQRTFALVGHGGCGKTSTAEMILFNAGVIDRLGKIEEGTTTLDTEPEEIKRRGSIQAGFAGYKWDKNDHYLIDTPGDANFCGDLPYSLAASDGVVFTIDAVDGVKPLSRKAWAAVEKAKLPTVIYINKMDRDRADFDSAFDSLNSSLGISPVLLYYPIGIKENFKGVVDMLSGQAYLFEENGKVSKGDIPADIADEVEVLRETMVENIAESDEDLMEKYLEEGELSPDEIAKGLTAGVKNRTLYPVCVGSALENKGGTFLLDMIQTYLPSPLEHAAWQGEDDTTRESSAEGPVACFVFKTIADPFAGQLTICRVLSGTVSSDLTLTNTNTGAKERMGNIQLMVGKEQKPLKNPVGPGAIITLAKLKETFTGDTLCTDGNKFTLEKPKLAPQLITFALSPAEKGDEDKVFQAIQKLLAEDVNLSLSRDEETGDILLSGMGQNHIEISVEKAKRRYKVEIVLNAPKVPYRETIKGFAEVQGRFKKQSGGRGQFGDCWIKLEPQPKGEGYEFVNKIVGGVIPKQYIPAVDKGVQEAAQKGILSGSQIIDFKVTLYDGSYHSVDSSEMAFKVAGSMAFKKACEQAGVALLEPLMNVMVEVPDEFMGDIIGDLSSRRGKVLGSDSTAGVTEIKAHVPMAEILKYAPDLRSMTGGQGTFTMELSHYEECPPPIAEKVIEEFNAGREE
- a CDS encoding M23 family metallopeptidase, producing MPQLPLSLRTAISTILFLLLPAICHAANIPKISVSAPESVGIGQPFLVQISSPQKIEQLQVSWNGKNITPSISVTNGTSKAMVLLGSRLSSKPEDIKLGIHTTILGTKHEFQKTIHIIYHKYQEERLSIAPRMITPPEKAMKRIKAEREKALKAIRTVSPERMWEAPFTLPVKGKKLSRFGLYRTFNGEIKRRHKGLDFRAWLGTPIKAIAAGKVILVGNFYYAGNCVFIDHGNGVVSNSIHMSKVLVKEGDQIKQGQRIGLSGATGRATGAHLHLSVYVQGVSIDPAPLFKLGNT
- the katG gene encoding catalase/peroxidase HPI — encoded protein: MSDEKKCPVTGQTSSQIAGSGTSNKDWWPNQLNLNILHQHSAKSDPMDKDFNYAEEFKKLDLEALKKDIFQLMTDSQDWWPADYGHYGPLFIRMAWHSAGTYRIGDGRGGAGSGSQRLAPLNSWPDNVNLDKARRLLWPIKKKYGRKISWADLMVFTGTCAIESMGLKPFGFAGGREDVWEPEQDIYWGDEDTWLGDKRYKGDRKLDNPLAAVQMGLIYVNPEGPNGEPNAVASGRDVRETFARMAMNDEETVALVAGGHTFGKCHGAGDASLVGPEPEGAPIEEQGLGWKSTHGSGKGGDTISSGIEGAWNSTPIKWDNNYFDTLFGYEWNLEKSPAGAWQWHPSDPEAKKTVPDAHDPDKTFPPMMTTADLSLRMDPIYAPIAKRFHENPQEFADAFARAWFKLTHRDMGPRSRYLGSMVPDEELIWQDPVPAVDHDLIDDGDIADLKAAILDSGLSISRLVSAAWASASTYRDSDKRGGANGARLRLSPQKDWAVNQFLQLPDLLKTFKKIQQDFNSRSGSKKVSLADLIVLGGCAAVEQGASNAGFNVTVPFAPGRTDATQEQTDEHSFAALEPAADGFRNFQKAKFSVTPEELLVDKAQLMTLTAPEMTVLIGGMRMLGANFDGSKHGVFTENTETLSNDYFSNLLDMGTVWKPTSEDAELFEGRDRESGDLKWTATRVDLIFGSNSQLRAIAEVYACEDSQDKFITDFISAWEKVMNLDRFDIV